Sequence from the Fragaria vesca subsp. vesca linkage group LG4, FraVesHawaii_1.0, whole genome shotgun sequence genome:
AATCAAGTTTGGGTCTGTATTTATCACACTTTTCAATTAGAGGAGGTATCATGGTGCCTGTAATTCTATGAATATATGCTTAGCCTTTTTGTGGTGGTATCTGTGTCTGAGTTATAGTTCTGTAAAAAGTTAGCTGTGAGTATTAGTTTGCACTCTTTACTATTGCCCCTTCAGTTTATCGATTCTTTATTGGGTATGATACTCCACTCCAGGAGCAGCAATGTTAGAGATCATATGGATCTTTTTCGTCGTGTTTTTATGCGATTCTGTTCAAGTATTAAGACACTTCTCATGTATGCTGTTTCCTTTAGTTGTACGAAATTTCTGCTTGTACATTGATTCAAACAGGAACTATTTCAATTGCTTACATTCATTCTGGACATACACAGCATTATCATAGACATGAGGACCATACTTGTCTGTCATTCATTTCGTCTAGCCGTCTAGATAAAAGTATTTATTGTACTATGCAAGGAGGAGGGCATGGGGTAAATGTAAGAGCACAGTACGGTTTCGGATTACTACTGCTACCGCTGCTGCTTGTATTTTCTTGCAACTCCTTCAACTCAGCCACAACTTCTGTCATTGTTGGTCTGCACTTGGGGTCTGAAGCAAGGCATAGGAGTGTGAGTTCCGCGAACTTTTGAGCCTCTTTTGTTGGGAAGTTCCTTCCCAGTCTCTGATCGATCACGCGGTGCAGTTGTTGCTTGTTGCTGAGGTATGGACCAGCCCACTGTGTTAGATCTCCGGCCATTCCATCGGAATATTTCTTCACGGCACAGCAGCCTGATAAAATCTCCAACAGCACCACTCCAAAGCTGTACACGTCGGTTTTCAGCGTTACATGTCCTGTAAAATGAACAACACATTAATAAGCTGCTTGTACACATCAGTTGTATACATGAACTTCTGCTATTTTGGTTGAGTGGTTTGGTACCAGTTCCTATGTATTCCGGTGCTATATAGCCTTTGGTGCCAAGAATCCTTGTCAGTATGCGGTCCTGGTCAGCTAGAGGTCCATATCTTGCCAGGCCAAAATCTGATAGCTTAGCATTGAAGTCCTGAAATATCAGTTGTGAGGTTCAAGTTACTACAAGCATGAAGAGCTTAATTTTAGTTTGAGTGACAAAAGAGCCTCACTTTATCCAACAAGACATTGGAAGCTTTCAGATCTCGATGAATGACTGGCGTGCCATGATTGTGAAGAGAATCTAGGGCCTTGGCTATATCAATTGCTACGTTAATTCTTCTTCTCCAATCTAAATGCGGTGCCTTCTCTGCCAGTAGTTGGGTCTCCAAGCTTCCTTTACTCATGTACTCATAGACCAATATCCTTTGCTCACCCTCTTTGCAGTAGCCTATTAGCTTCACTATGTTGGGATGGTTAAGTTTGCCCATGTATTTGATTTCATTCTGCATCAGGCGATTACTAACATATATAAATCTCATTTCACAGATTAAAACAGATGAGTGTGACTAAAAATCCTAACCTTCCATTGTTCATGTCCTTGTGGCCCGGTCTTTCTGAGCCTTTTGATGGCAACTGCGACCCCCTCATTTGGTTTTTCAGCAGAGGCCATACTGCAGTAAGTGACATACCCTATGTAAACATCACCAAATCCCCCTTGCCCGATTAAATTTCTGCTGCTAAATTTGCGTGTCGCCTCTTTCAAGTCACTATAACAAAAGCAGTGCACATTGTACTTGTAGTAAGCATGAAATACCCCATCATTCTTATTCACTACCGCAATATTAGATTTCTTAGCAGCTTTTCCAGCAATTCTGTGAGCAAGCCTTTTCTTATCAATATGCCTCTCTGCGCCTAAGAAATGAGTTCAGCAATGGACATGTTAATCAAGCTAGGAAAACAACCTGTGCTTGTAGAAACATACAGAAGTGTTGATATATTAGAGTTGTACATCAGTACATGTACCTATATCTGTGTTTGAAGTAACATGTTTGATTTCTTGAAGTGGGGATCTCTGTGTTTCACGTTTCCTTTCTGTAATAAAAAATCGAATGCATTATGCATACACGTATAGAAGTTAGCATACAAAGGTTCATGTTCTTAGTATGGGAAAGAAACAGAAGAAATAAAGACTAGCTAGCTACCTCCCATAGAAGTTGAGGAAAAAGCTGGAATCGTTCCGTCTCCAACTGTTGTTCCATTAACTTTCTTGGATCGATAAGAACCACCTTCACCAATTTGAAGAGTAAACGTACTAGCTTGAGTTTATGATATATAGCAGGTATTCAAATCTCTGAAATAAAGAATTTCGGAAAATGCAAACCAGTAGGAGTTAGAACAGGTGAGTCTGGCTCTCGACGATGTTTCCTCAAACAATTTCCCATGGTGGTGAAATGTATTGATAAGATGATAGAAGAACCCAGAATTTAACCTACTAGATCGAGTTATAGTACTCAGATTTATGTGATGAACTATACTGTTTGAGGAATCAGAGAGAGATTGTGA
This genomic interval carries:
- the LOC101307986 gene encoding protein kinase 2B, chloroplastic-like codes for the protein MGNCLRKHRREPDSPVLTPTGGSYRSKKVNGTTVGDGTIPAFSSTSMGERKRETQRSPLQEIKHVTSNTDIGAERHIDKKRLAHRIAGKAAKKSNIAVVNKNDGVFHAYYKYNVHCFCYSDLKEATRKFSSRNLIGQGGFGDVYIGYVTYCSMASAEKPNEGVAVAIKRLRKTGPQGHEQWKNEIKYMGKLNHPNIVKLIGYCKEGEQRILVYEYMSKGSLETQLLAEKAPHLDWRRRINVAIDIAKALDSLHNHGTPVIHRDLKASNVLLDKDFNAKLSDFGLARYGPLADQDRILTRILGTKGYIAPEYIGTGHVTLKTDVYSFGVVLLEILSGCCAVKKYSDGMAGDLTQWAGPYLSNKQQLHRVIDQRLGRNFPTKEAQKFAELTLLCLASDPKCRPTMTEVVAELKELQENTSSSGSSSNPKPYCALTFTPCPPPCIVQ